The stretch of DNA CCTACACGGGAATCTCTCTTGCTGTTGCGACACCGATAGCTATCGGACTTGCCGCACAGGCGTCACTCATGGGGGTTTGCGGTTCTTGGGGAAATGGCATTCGGCTGTTCTCCAACGGAATGTGTTGGTCACAGTAAAAACCGAGAGGAAAAATGAGAATTAAGATCCTGGTACTACTTGGAATTGTTTCGCTTGGTCTATGCCTTTTTGCCATTGTCAATCCAAGCTCTCAAATTAGCCGAGTTGCAAGCGCCTTCGCAGTTGTTTATGTCATCGCAACAACAGCCTTTTTGCTCCCGACGTTAAAAGAAAAGCGGCGAAGATAGGACTGTGTAAAAGGTTGAGTCTCACCTTGAAACAGTTGGAGCCCCACAGTCAATCCTGTGGGGCTCCAGAGTTGCGAGAATTTACTCAGCAGCTGGAGCTTCGGTAGCCTCAGCAGCAACCTCTTCGGTTGCTTCAACCTTGGCCGCAACCTCGACCTTGTCAGCGTCAGCTGCAGGCTTCTCAGCATCGCCAGCAGCTTCCTTAGCTGCGGCGAGCTGACGCTCTTCGCGAGCCTTCTTGCCTTCTTCCACAGCGGTGGAGATGACGCGAGACAGCAGAGCGGTCGCGCGAATAGCGTCGTCGTTGCCTGGGATTGGGAAGTTCACGACGTCTGGGTCACAGTTGGTGTCCAGGATAGCCACGACCGGGATGTTCAGCTTGTGAGCTTCGGAGATCGCGATGTGCTCCTTGTTCGTGTCAATCACGAACATTGCAGAAGGAACCTTGTGCATGTCAGCGATACCACCCAAGACGCGCTCCAGCTTGGTTCGCTCACGGGTGAGCATGAGGATTTCCTTCTTGGTGCGACCTGCGTAGCCGTCCTCAGCTGCATCCATTGCCTGGAGTTCCTTCATGCGGGACAGACGCTTGGAAACGGTCTGGAAGTTGGTCAGCATACCGCCGAGCCAGCGGTGGTTAACGTATGGCATGCCAACGCGCTCTGCCTCAGTTGCCACTGCTTCCTGAGCCTGTTTCTTGGTGCCGACGAACAGGATGGAGCCACCGTGTGCAACGGTCTCCTTCACGAACTCGAAAGCTTCGTCAATGTAGGTCAGGGTCTGCTGCAGGTCAATGATGTAGATGCCGTTGCGATCGGTGAAGATGAAGCGACGCATCTTTGGGTTCCAACGACGGGTCTGGTGTCCGAAGTGGACGCCCGCGTCGAGAAGCTCGCGCATGGTTACGACTGCCATGGGTGCTCCCTTTCAAGTAGAAGTTTCGGTTTTTACAAGTTATGCAGGTTTTTCTCCTGCTCCTAGCAACCATTCCCGCACCAACACCCTGTACCTTTGTAGTGGAACTGGGACCGCGTTGGGCGCGAAAATTCTGGTCGCGCGTAGTCAGCCAACTCAGATCGAGACAGACTGCTAACCAAAATTCTAGTCCACAGCGGACCTCACTATCAAATCCACCTCCTTAGCTATACACAGGGTGCATTTGGGGGTGCGGTTATCCACAAGGTGGTTGACACAATTCCCTCGGCGAAGATTAACTTCGCCGACATGAGTTTCCGCATTTTTATTGCACTTCTCGTGGCATTCATGAGCTTTTCATTGAACCCGTCAGCCTGGGCATATGTCGACCCGGTTCGCGCGACCCCCTATGCTTCGCGGGTTACTGATGCTTTTGATAAACCAGCGAAGAATTGGCATCGGGGCCACCGTGGCGTGAACCTAGCGGCCGAGCCTGGGTCAGCAATACATGCCGCAGAGACAGGGAAAGTCGCATTTGTCGGGGTCATTGCAGGCGTTCCCGTGATCTCTATCGACCATCCCGATGGCATCCGGACAACGTACCAGCCGGTTCACGCTTACGTCTCGCAAGGTGACGATGTGCGCGAAGGTCAAATAATCGGCACGTTAGGCCATCCCACAGCCACCGATGTTGGGTTGCACTGGGGAGCGCTTGTCAGCAAGGACGACTACATCAATCCGTTGTCGTTACTCGACAGCCCTGTCATTCGGCTCAAGCCCGTGGATGAGCCTGATTGAAAGCTTGCTTCAGCCGTTCCGCCGACACGTGGGTATAAATCTGCGTGGTCTGCAAAGACGAATGCCCGAGAAGCTCTTGAACTATGCGCAGGTCAGCCCCACCTTCCAACATGTGGGTGGCAGCCGAATGACGCAAGTCGTGTGGCTTTGTATGAGGTAGACCGTTTTCTTGAGCTGCGCGGTCCACCACTCGTCGAACTTGTCGGGGGTCGATTCGCGCACCCCGCTTACCAACAAACAACGCCTTTTCCTGAGAATCAGCGAGGTGTCCTCTCCCCTCTGACAGCCAGGCACGCAACGCATCGGACGCCTTCGAGCCATAAGGCACAACCCGCTGCTTATTACCTT from Corynebacterium epidermidicanis encodes:
- a CDS encoding M23 family metallopeptidase yields the protein MSFRIFIALLVAFMSFSLNPSAWAYVDPVRATPYASRVTDAFDKPAKNWHRGHRGVNLAAEPGSAIHAAETGKVAFVGVIAGVPVISIDHPDGIRTTYQPVHAYVSQGDDVREGQIIGTLGHPTATDVGLHWGALVSKDDYINPLSLLDSPVIRLKPVDEPD
- the rpsB gene encoding 30S ribosomal protein S2 codes for the protein MAVVTMRELLDAGVHFGHQTRRWNPKMRRFIFTDRNGIYIIDLQQTLTYIDEAFEFVKETVAHGGSILFVGTKKQAQEAVATEAERVGMPYVNHRWLGGMLTNFQTVSKRLSRMKELQAMDAAEDGYAGRTKKEILMLTRERTKLERVLGGIADMHKVPSAMFVIDTNKEHIAISEAHKLNIPVVAILDTNCDPDVVNFPIPGNDDAIRATALLSRVISTAVEEGKKAREERQLAAAKEAAGDAEKPAADADKVEVAAKVEATEEVAAEATEAPAAE